One genomic region from Longimicrobium sp. encodes:
- a CDS encoding ATP-binding cassette domain-containing protein — KISGIKKAFGDKEVLPGVNLLVNKGDRLVIMGPNGIGKSTLLKIVMGDLPPDEGQVEWGYEAHRGYFAQDHHEQLDGDEQTAEQWLWNYCPGKDRGFVRGHLGMMLFSGDDGEKRLSALSGGEAARLVFSRLALEQPNVLVLDEPTNHLDLESIEALVAALQGYEGTLILVSHDRWFVSQLATRVVEISPKGIRDYLGTYQEYVHACGDDHLDADTVVLKARREDKKGGKAGRRELVEA; from the coding sequence AAGATCTCGGGGATCAAGAAGGCGTTCGGCGACAAGGAGGTGCTCCCCGGCGTGAACCTGCTGGTGAACAAGGGCGACCGCCTGGTGATCATGGGGCCCAACGGCATCGGCAAGTCTACCCTGCTCAAGATCGTGATGGGCGACCTGCCTCCCGACGAGGGCCAGGTGGAGTGGGGGTACGAGGCGCACCGCGGCTACTTTGCGCAGGACCACCACGAGCAGCTGGACGGCGACGAGCAGACGGCCGAGCAGTGGCTGTGGAACTACTGCCCCGGCAAGGACCGCGGCTTCGTGCGCGGCCACCTGGGGATGATGCTGTTCTCGGGCGACGACGGCGAAAAGCGCCTTTCCGCGCTTTCCGGCGGCGAGGCGGCGCGGCTGGTGTTCAGCCGGCTGGCGCTGGAGCAGCCCAACGTGCTGGTGCTCGACGAGCCCACGAACCACCTGGACCTGGAGTCCATCGAGGCGCTGGTGGCGGCCCTGCAGGGGTACGAGGGCACGCTGATCCTGGTGTCGCACGACCGCTGGTTCGTCAGCCAGCTGGCCACGCGGGTGGTGGAGATCAGCCCCAAGGGCATCCGCGATTACCTGGGCACCTACCAGGAATACGTGCACGCCTGCGGCGACGACCACCTGGACGCCGACACGGTCGTCCTCAAGGCCAGGCGCGAGGACAAGAAGGGCGGCAAGGCGGGCCGGCGCGAGCTGGTGGAGGCCTGA